The following proteins are co-located in the Streptococcus anginosus genome:
- a CDS encoding MalY/PatB family protein, whose product MSKYNFQTAPNRLSHHTYKWKETETDPQLLPAWIADMDFEVMPEVKQAIHDYAEQLVYGYTYASDELLQAVLDWEKSEHQYSFDKEDIVFVEGVVPAISIAIQAFTKEGEAVLINSPVYPPFARSVRLNNRKLVSNSLKEENGLFQIDFEQLEKDIVENNVKLYLLCSPHNPGGRIWEREVLERIGHLCQKHQVILVSDEIHQDLTLFSHEHVSFNTISPDFKEFAIILSSATKTFNIAGTKNSYAVIENPSLRAQFQRQQLANNHHEVSSLGYIATETAYRYGKPWLVALKAVLEENIKFAVDYFAKEAPRLKVMKPQGTYLIWLDFSDYGLTDDELFTLLHDQAKVILNRGSDYGKEGELHARLNIATPKPLVEEICKRIVHCLPQ is encoded by the coding sequence ATGAGCAAATACAATTTTCAAACAGCACCGAATCGCTTATCTCATCACACTTATAAGTGGAAAGAGACAGAGACTGATCCTCAATTACTGCCGGCATGGATTGCAGATATGGATTTTGAGGTCATGCCGGAAGTAAAACAAGCGATTCATGACTATGCAGAGCAGTTGGTTTATGGCTATACTTATGCGAGTGATGAGTTGCTCCAAGCGGTGCTGGATTGGGAAAAGAGCGAACATCAATATTCGTTTGATAAAGAAGATATCGTTTTTGTAGAAGGTGTTGTGCCAGCTATTTCCATTGCGATTCAAGCCTTTACCAAAGAAGGAGAAGCGGTCCTAATCAATTCTCCTGTTTATCCACCTTTTGCTCGTAGCGTTCGCTTAAACAATCGAAAATTGGTATCTAATTCTCTCAAAGAAGAAAATGGTTTGTTTCAAATTGATTTTGAACAATTGGAAAAGGATATTGTCGAAAATAATGTGAAATTGTACCTTCTTTGCAGTCCGCACAATCCCGGAGGACGTATCTGGGAAAGAGAGGTTTTGGAAAGAATCGGTCATCTTTGTCAAAAACACCAGGTTATCTTGGTATCAGATGAGATTCATCAAGATTTGACCTTGTTTAGTCATGAGCATGTTTCCTTTAATACCATTTCACCTGATTTTAAAGAATTTGCCATTATACTGTCTAGTGCTACCAAGACCTTTAATATTGCAGGGACTAAAAATTCCTATGCTGTTATTGAAAATCCTTCATTACGTGCGCAATTTCAACGTCAGCAGCTTGCCAATAACCACCATGAAGTGTCAAGTTTAGGTTATATTGCGACAGAAACGGCCTATCGCTATGGCAAACCTTGGTTGGTGGCATTAAAAGCTGTTTTAGAAGAAAATATTAAATTTGCGGTGGACTATTTTGCCAAAGAAGCTCCGCGGTTAAAAGTTATGAAACCACAAGGAACGTATCTAATTTGGCTTGATTTTAGCGATTATGGTTTGACAGATGATGAACTTTTTACTTTGTTGCATGACCAAGCTAAAGTCATTCTCAATCGAGGAAGTGACTATGGAAAAGAGGGGGAGTTGCATGCAAGATTAAATATTGCAACACCAAAACCCTTAGTAGAAGAGATTTGCAAGAGAATCGTGCATTGTTTGCCACAATAA
- a CDS encoding cystathionine gamma-synthase, with the protein MDKKLQLDTLLAHAGIKTDEATGALTTPLHFSTTYQHPEFGKSTGYDYTRTKNPTRSSLEKTLAAIEHADYALATSSGMSAIVLAFSVFPVGSKVLAVRDLYGGSFRWFHQVEQEGRFHFTYANTEEELLAALTEDIDVVYLETPTNPLMLEFDIAAIAEKAHAKGAKVIVDNTFYTPIYQRPLENGADLVLHSATKYLGGHNDVLAGALMTSDKELYKNLFYNLNTTGAVLSPFDSYLLLRGLKTLSLRMERSTKNAQAVAAFLKDSPAVKEVLYPGKGSMISFKIKNEAVIPHLLNTLKVFTFAESLGGVESLITYPATQTHADIPADVRKSYGLTDDLLRLSIGIEDSQDLITDLKFALEV; encoded by the coding sequence ATGGATAAAAAATTACAATTAGATACTCTTTTAGCTCATGCTGGTATTAAAACAGATGAAGCAACGGGTGCATTGACAACTCCTTTGCATTTTTCAACGACCTATCAGCATCCAGAATTTGGAAAATCCACTGGATATGACTATACGCGCACGAAAAACCCAACGCGAAGCAGCTTGGAAAAGACGTTAGCAGCCATTGAGCATGCGGATTATGCATTAGCTACGAGCTCAGGAATGAGCGCCATTGTTTTGGCTTTTAGTGTTTTTCCAGTTGGAAGCAAGGTTCTAGCAGTTCGTGACCTTTATGGCGGTTCTTTTCGCTGGTTTCATCAAGTGGAGCAAGAAGGGCGCTTTCACTTTACATATGCAAATACGGAAGAAGAATTACTTGCGGCTTTAACAGAGGATATAGATGTGGTGTATCTGGAAACCCCGACGAATCCGTTAATGCTTGAGTTTGATATTGCGGCTATTGCAGAAAAAGCTCATGCAAAAGGTGCAAAGGTTATTGTAGATAACACATTTTATACTCCAATCTATCAACGTCCTTTGGAAAATGGAGCGGATCTTGTGCTACATTCAGCAACTAAGTACTTAGGAGGACATAATGATGTTCTGGCTGGTGCTCTTATGACGAGTGACAAAGAGCTTTATAAGAATCTATTCTACAATCTCAATACGACAGGAGCTGTCTTATCTCCATTTGATAGTTATCTCTTGCTTCGAGGTTTGAAAACTTTGTCTCTACGTATGGAACGTTCAACAAAAAACGCACAAGCTGTAGCAGCTTTCTTGAAAGATTCGCCAGCAGTAAAAGAGGTTCTCTATCCGGGAAAAGGCAGCATGATTTCCTTTAAAATCAAAAATGAAGCAGTTATTCCACATTTGCTAAATACGTTAAAAGTCTTTACCTTTGCAGAAAGCTTGGGGGGAGTAGAAAGTTTGATTACCTATCCTGCGACTCAGACACACGCAGATATTCCAGCTGACGTGCGGAAATCCTACGGTTTAACAGATGACTTATTGCGATTGTCCATTGGAATCGAAGACAGCCAAGACTTAATCACAGATTTAAAATTTGCTTTGGAGGTATAA
- a CDS encoding putative polysaccharide biosynthesis protein gives MDQQTTNQQRQMLLGTAWLTASNFISRFLGAIYIIPWYIWMGKHGAEANGLFTMGYNIYAWFLLISTAGVPVAVAKQVAKYNTIEQKDHSFTLIREFLKFMFLLGVIFAVIMYLLSPFFARVSGIGKELIPVMQSLSWAVLVFPAMSVIRGFFQGFNNLKPYAMSQIAEQVIRVIWMLLATFFIMKLGSKDYVAAVTQSTFAAFVGMFASMAVLVYFLWKTNLLTSILHKPANSAEINSRALLVDTIREAIPFIITGSAIQLFQIIDQMTFINTMKWFTNYSNSQLVVMFSYFSANPNKITMILIAVATSIGGVGIPLLTENYVKGDLKAAARLVQDNLSMLLLFLLPATIGSVLVARPLYTIFYGRPDSLALGLFIFAMLQTIILGVYTVLSPMIQALFQNRKAIIYFGYGVLVKLILQIPFIYLFRAYGPLLATTIGLIVPIILMYQHIRQVTGLNQTILFKRSLLIGILTAVMALLIAIVEVVLGFVFHPSGRISSMLYLVIIGGLGMAIYGAMALRVRLLDRFIGEKAQTLRQKFHIH, from the coding sequence ATGGACCAACAAACAACAAATCAACAAAGGCAAATGCTTCTAGGGACAGCTTGGCTAACAGCTAGTAACTTTATCAGCCGTTTTTTAGGGGCAATTTATATCATTCCTTGGTATATCTGGATGGGGAAACATGGTGCAGAAGCTAATGGTTTGTTTACCATGGGATACAATATTTATGCTTGGTTTCTTCTGATTTCCACGGCAGGTGTACCTGTCGCAGTCGCCAAGCAAGTTGCTAAATACAATACAATTGAGCAAAAAGATCATAGTTTTACTCTCATTCGTGAATTTTTGAAATTCATGTTCTTGTTGGGAGTCATTTTTGCAGTGATCATGTATCTCTTATCACCGTTCTTTGCGCGTGTGTCAGGTATCGGAAAAGAACTGATTCCAGTTATGCAGAGTTTGTCATGGGCTGTGCTAGTATTTCCAGCCATGAGTGTTATTCGTGGATTTTTCCAAGGTTTTAATAATTTAAAACCGTATGCCATGAGCCAGATTGCTGAGCAGGTCATTCGTGTGATTTGGATGCTGCTTGCAACATTTTTCATTATGAAATTGGGCTCTAAAGATTATGTTGCTGCAGTGACCCAATCTACTTTTGCAGCCTTTGTCGGTATGTTTGCCAGTATGGCGGTTTTGGTTTATTTTCTTTGGAAAACCAATCTCTTGACATCTATCTTACACAAACCGGCTAATAGTGCTGAAATCAACAGCCGTGCTTTGCTGGTGGATACGATTCGTGAAGCCATTCCTTTTATCATCACGGGTTCTGCTATTCAGCTTTTCCAAATCATTGACCAGATGACATTTATCAATACGATGAAATGGTTCACCAATTATAGCAATTCTCAACTGGTGGTTATGTTCAGTTATTTCTCTGCCAATCCAAATAAGATTACCATGATTTTGATTGCAGTAGCAACTTCGATCGGTGGTGTAGGAATTCCTTTGCTAACAGAAAACTATGTCAAAGGTGATTTAAAGGCGGCTGCGCGCTTGGTTCAAGATAATTTGAGTATGTTACTGCTGTTTCTTTTACCAGCAACGATTGGCTCTGTCTTAGTAGCCCGTCCTTTGTACACGATTTTCTACGGACGACCAGATAGTTTAGCTCTGGGGCTCTTCATTTTTGCTATGTTACAGACGATTATTCTTGGCGTCTATACTGTCTTATCGCCAATGATTCAGGCGCTGTTCCAAAATCGTAAAGCAATTATCTATTTTGGTTATGGAGTTCTTGTTAAGCTCATTTTGCAAATTCCATTTATTTATCTGTTTAGAGCCTATGGACCGCTTCTGGCAACGACAATTGGACTCATCGTTCCAATCATTCTGATGTACCAACACATTCGTCAAGTAACTGGACTCAATCAAACCATTCTCTTCAAACGGAGTTTGTTGATTGGGATTTTAACAGCAGTTATGGCTCTTTTGATTGCCATTGTGGAAGTCGTACTTGGCTTTGTTTTTCATCCAAGTGGACGCATTTCGAGTATGCTTTATTTGGTTATCATCGGTGGCTTGGGCATGGCTATTTATGGAGCAATGGCTTTGCGAGTCCGTTTGTTAGATCGCTTTATCGGTGAGAAAGCTCAAACCTTACGTCAAAAATTTCATATTCATTAA